One stretch of Miscanthus floridulus cultivar M001 chromosome 18, ASM1932011v1, whole genome shotgun sequence DNA includes these proteins:
- the LOC136522761 gene encoding GDSL esterase/lipase At2g23540-like — protein sequence MMGYEVGMKVLVLSLVVGAVAAIRPSKLLPAVVPAVYVFGDSTLDVGNNNYLPGKDVPRADKPYYGIDLPGSGKPTGRFSNGYNTADFVAKALGFKKSPLAYLELKAKNKLIPSAITRGVSYASAGAGILDSTNAGNNIPLSQQVRLFESTKVEMEAKVGPRAVSKLLSKSFFLVGAGSNDFFAFATAQAKQNSTATQSDVTAFYGSLLSNCSATITELYKLGARKIGIINVGPVGCVPRVRVLNATGACADGMNQLAAGFDAALKSTMAALAPKLPGLAYSVADSFGLTQATFANTLGLGFVSSDSACCGSGRLGAQGDCTPTATLCAARDRYIFWDSVHPSQRAAMLGAQAYFDGPAQYTSPISFKQLANMMSS from the exons ATGATGGGGTACGAGGTGGGCATGAAGGTTCTTGTCCTCAGCCTCGTGGTCGGTGCCGTCGCCGCCATCCGACCGAGCAAGCTGCTGCCGGCGGTGGTACCGGCGGTGTACGTGTTCGGGGACTCGACGCTGGACGTCGGCAACAACAACTATTTACCGGGGAAGGACGTCCCCAGGGCTGACAAGCCCTACTACGGCATCGACTTGCCGGGCTCCGGCAAGCCCACCGGAAGGTTCAGCAACGGATACAACACCGCTGACTTCGTCG CAAAAGCTCTGGGATTCAAGAAGAGCCCTCTTGCTTATCTGGAGCTGAAAGCGAAGAATAAGCTAATCCCGAGCGCCATCACAAGAGGAGTAAGCTATGCATCGGCAGGAGCTGGGATTCTCGACTCCACT AACGCGGGAAACAACATCCCGCTGTCGCAGCAGGTGCGGCTGTTCGAGTCGACCAAGGTCGAGATGGAGGCCAAGGTGGGCCCGCGCGCGGTGAGCAAGCTGCTCTCCAAGTCCTTCTTCCTCGTCGGCGCCGGCAGCAACGACTTCTTCGCCTTCGCGACGGCGCAGGCCAAGCAGAACAGCACGGCGACGCAGAGCGACGTCACGGCCTTCTACGGCAGCCTCCTCTCCAACTGCTCCGCCACCATCACG GAGCTGTACAAGCTGGGCGCGAGGAAGATTGGCATCATCAACGTGGGTCCCGTCGGTTGCGTGCCCCGCGTGCGCGTGCTCAACGCCACAGGCGCGTGCGCCGACGGCATGAACCAGCTCGCCGCCGGCTTCGACGCCGCCCTCAAGTCTACCATGGCCGCCCTCGCCCCGAAGCTGCCGGGGCTCGCCTACTCCGTCGCCGACAGCTTCGGCCTCACGCAAGCGACGTTCGCCAACACGCTGGGGCTAGGGTTCGTGAGCTCCGACAGCGCCTGCTGCGGGAGCGGGCGGTTGGGCGCGCAGGGCGACTGCACGCCCACGGCCACGCTGTGCGCCGCCCGCGACCGCTACATCTTCTGGGACTCAGTGCACCCGTCGCAGCGGGCCGCCATGCTGGGCGCCCAGGCGTACTTTGATGGCCCGGCCCAGTACACCTCGCCCATCAGCTTCAAACAGCTGGCCAACATGATGAGTAGTTGA